In Malus sylvestris chromosome 15, drMalSylv7.2, whole genome shotgun sequence, a single genomic region encodes these proteins:
- the LOC126604682 gene encoding golgin candidate 1-like isoform X3, with protein MAAWLKAAEDLFEVVDRRAKLVVSELDDQSPSQSPASNGQESQANTRKKSKTKAQKRQSMHHSQKISDSAREQISTLASQADVTPEIDSDVRLNENDGTPSADPTSRIINEQQQNLDKDTTISIPLTETRAFEVDESNVEQAEASTTITDREAITSTSNGKIVNEIASDGCEEHPLPSSAKEVEVVDENHQVGSVDAGQDNKSRAPDVHPEIDQGRSESTTDSISNSETQLKVTDGNEEPVVEKNKQLEHKSGSSSVKVQEQDQIEEAQGLLKTAVSTGQSKEARLARVCAGLSSRLQEYKSENAQLEELLVSERELSKSYEGRIKQLQKDLSTSKSEVTRIESNMVEALAAKNSEIEALASSMDGIKKQAAVSEGNLASLQANMESMMRNRELTETRMMQALREELSSVERRADEEHSAHNATKMAAMEREVELEHRALEASTALARIQRIADERTAKASELEQKLALLEVECANLNQELQDMEAKVRRGQKKSPEEANQAIQAWQEEVDRAHQGQRDAEGKLSSLEAEVQKMRVEMASMKRDAEHYSRQAIFSILQEHMELEKRYRELTDLLYYKQTQLETMASEKAAAEFHLEKEMKRIQEAQVEAERSRVSRRASASWEEDAEMKALEPLPLHHRHMAGASIQLQKAAKLLDSGAVRATRFLWQYPTARLILLFYLVFVHLFLMYLLHRLQAQAENFSAREVAESMGLGNTNLP; from the exons ATTTGTTTGAAGTTGTTGATCGAAGGGCAAAGCTGGTTGTCAGTGAGTTGGATGATCAGTCACCTTCCCAGTCACCAG CTTCTAATGGGCAAGAATCTCAAGCTAATACGAGGAAAAAGTCGAAGACCAAG GCTCAAAAGAGGCAGTCCATGCATCATTCTCAGAAAATAAGTGATTCTGCACGTGAACAGATCAGTACGTTGGCATCACAAGCAGATGTGACACCTGAAATAGACAGTGATGTTCGTTTAAATGAAAATGACGGGACACCCTCTGCAGATCCGACAAGTCGAATCATCAATGAGCAGCAACAAAATCTTGACAAAGATACCACAATAAGCATTCCCTTAACAGAGACACGGGCATTTGAAGTTGATGAGAGTAATGTTGAACAAGCAGAAGCTTCAACAACTATTACTGATAGGGAAGCTATTACATCAACTTCTAATGGTAAGATTGTCAATGAGATTGCCTCAGATGGTTgtgaagaacatcctttgccgTCATCTGCCAAAGAAGTTGAGGTTGTGGATGAAAACCATCAGGTTGGATCAGTTGATGCTGGCCAAGATAACAAATCTAGAGCTCCTGATGTTCATCCAGAAATTGACCAAGGGAGATCAGAATCTACCACTGATTCCATCAGTAACAGCGAAACTCAATTGAAAGTCACTGATGGCAATGAAGAACCGGTTGTTGAGAAAAATAAGCAACTTGAGCATAAATCTGGCAGCTCTTCAGTGAAAGTACAGGAACAGGATCAAATTGAGGAG GCTCAAGGATTGCTTAAAACCGCTGTTTCCACTGGTCAGTCTAAAGAGGCAAGGCTAGCGAGG GTTTGTGCTGGACTTTCATCTCGACTTCAAGAATACAAATCTGAAAATGCACAGCTAGAGGAACTTCTCGTGTCAGAG AGAGAGCTGAGCAAGTCATATGAGGGTCGCATAAAGCAACTACAAAAAGATTTGTCCACGTCCAAAAGTGAAGTGACAAGAATAGAGTCAAATATGGTTGAGGCCTTGGCGGCTAAGAATTCTGAAATTGAGGCCCTTGCCAGTTCCATGGATGGAATTAAGAAACAGGCTGCCGTATCTGAAGGGAATCTGGCTTCACTGCAG GCAAACATGGAGTCTATGATGAGAAATAGGGAGCTGACAGAGACAAGGATGATGCAG GCTCTTCGAGAGGAGTTGTCTTCAGTAGAACGTAGAGCAGACGAGGAGCATTCCGCACATAATGCTACCAAAATG GCTGCCATGGAAAGGGAAGTAGAACTGGAACACAGAGCCCTTGAGGCATCCACAGCCCTTGCAAGGATCCAG AGAATAGCAGATGAGAGGACTGCAAAGGCTTCAGAGCTTGAGCAGAAGTTGGCATTGCTTGAG GTTGAATGTGCCAATTTAAATCAAGAGCTGCAAGATATGGAAGCTAAAGTTCGGCGTGGGCAAAAGAAGTCACCAGAAGAGGCAAATCAAGCAATTCAG GCATGGCAGGAAGAAGTGGACCGTGCACACCAAGGTCAGAGGGATGCAGAGGGCAAGCTTTCTTCTTTGGAG GCCGAAGTCCAAAAAATGAGAGTTGAGATGGCTTCCATGAAGAGGGATGCAGAACATTACTCGCGCCAG GCTATATTTTCCATTTTGCAGGAACACATGGAGCTAGAGAAGCGCTATCGTGAACTCACTGATCTACTG TACTACAAGCAAACACAATTAGAAACCATGGCTAGTGAAAAGGCCGCGGCAGAGTTCCACTTGGAAAAAGAAATGAAGCGTATCCAGGAAGCACAG GTGGAGGCCGAAAGAAGTAGGGTTTCTCGCCGGGCATCAGCTTCCTGGGAAGAGGACGCTGAAATGAAGGCACTTGA GCCTCTTCCGTTGCATCACCGTCATATGGCTGGGGCAAGCATTCAG TTGCAGAAGGCAGCTAAACTATTAGATTCAGGAGCTGTCAGAGCCACAAGATTTCTATGGCAGTATCCAACAGCCCGACTTATCTTGCTATTCTACCTG GTATTTGTGCATCTCTTCTTGATGTATTTGCTGCATCGCCTTCAG GCTCAAGCAGAAAATTTTTCGGCTAGAGAAGTTGCAGAGTCTATGGGACTTGGTAACACTAACTTACCATGA
- the LOC126604682 gene encoding golgin candidate 1-like isoform X2 has protein sequence MAAWLKAAEDLFEVVDRRAKLVVSELDDQSPSQSPASNGQESQANTRKKSKTKAQKRQSMHHSQKISDSAREQISTLASQADVTPEIDSDVRLNENDGTPSADPTSRIINEQQQNLDKDTTISIPLTETRAFEVDESNVEQAEASTTITDREAITSTSNGKIVNEIASDGCEEHPLPSSAKEVEVVDENHQVGSVDAGQDNKSRAPDVHPEIDQGRSESTTDSISNSETQLKVTDGNEEPVVEKNKQLEHKSGSSSVKVQEQDQIEEAQGLLKTAVSTGQSKEARLARVCAGLSSRLQEYKSENAQLEELLVSERELSKSYEGRIKQLQKDLSTSKSEVTRIESNMVEALAAKNSEIEALASSMDGIKKQAAVSEGNLASLQANMESMMRNRELTETRMMQALREELSSVERRADEEHSAHNATKMAAMEREVELEHRALEASTALARIQRIADERTAKASELEQKLALLEVECANLNQELQDMEAKVRRGQKKSPEEANQAIQVQAWQEEVDRAHQGQRDAEGKLSSLEAEVQKMRVEMASMKRDAEHYSRQAIFSILQEHMELEKRYRELTDLLYYKQTQLETMASEKAAAEFHLEKEMKRIQEAQVEAERSRVSRRASASWEEDAEMKALEPLPLHHRHMAGASIQLQKAAKLLDSGAVRATRFLWQYPTARLILLFYLVFVHLFLMYLLHRLQAQAENFSAREVAESMGLGNTNLP, from the exons ATTTGTTTGAAGTTGTTGATCGAAGGGCAAAGCTGGTTGTCAGTGAGTTGGATGATCAGTCACCTTCCCAGTCACCAG CTTCTAATGGGCAAGAATCTCAAGCTAATACGAGGAAAAAGTCGAAGACCAAG GCTCAAAAGAGGCAGTCCATGCATCATTCTCAGAAAATAAGTGATTCTGCACGTGAACAGATCAGTACGTTGGCATCACAAGCAGATGTGACACCTGAAATAGACAGTGATGTTCGTTTAAATGAAAATGACGGGACACCCTCTGCAGATCCGACAAGTCGAATCATCAATGAGCAGCAACAAAATCTTGACAAAGATACCACAATAAGCATTCCCTTAACAGAGACACGGGCATTTGAAGTTGATGAGAGTAATGTTGAACAAGCAGAAGCTTCAACAACTATTACTGATAGGGAAGCTATTACATCAACTTCTAATGGTAAGATTGTCAATGAGATTGCCTCAGATGGTTgtgaagaacatcctttgccgTCATCTGCCAAAGAAGTTGAGGTTGTGGATGAAAACCATCAGGTTGGATCAGTTGATGCTGGCCAAGATAACAAATCTAGAGCTCCTGATGTTCATCCAGAAATTGACCAAGGGAGATCAGAATCTACCACTGATTCCATCAGTAACAGCGAAACTCAATTGAAAGTCACTGATGGCAATGAAGAACCGGTTGTTGAGAAAAATAAGCAACTTGAGCATAAATCTGGCAGCTCTTCAGTGAAAGTACAGGAACAGGATCAAATTGAGGAG GCTCAAGGATTGCTTAAAACCGCTGTTTCCACTGGTCAGTCTAAAGAGGCAAGGCTAGCGAGG GTTTGTGCTGGACTTTCATCTCGACTTCAAGAATACAAATCTGAAAATGCACAGCTAGAGGAACTTCTCGTGTCAGAG AGAGAGCTGAGCAAGTCATATGAGGGTCGCATAAAGCAACTACAAAAAGATTTGTCCACGTCCAAAAGTGAAGTGACAAGAATAGAGTCAAATATGGTTGAGGCCTTGGCGGCTAAGAATTCTGAAATTGAGGCCCTTGCCAGTTCCATGGATGGAATTAAGAAACAGGCTGCCGTATCTGAAGGGAATCTGGCTTCACTGCAG GCAAACATGGAGTCTATGATGAGAAATAGGGAGCTGACAGAGACAAGGATGATGCAG GCTCTTCGAGAGGAGTTGTCTTCAGTAGAACGTAGAGCAGACGAGGAGCATTCCGCACATAATGCTACCAAAATG GCTGCCATGGAAAGGGAAGTAGAACTGGAACACAGAGCCCTTGAGGCATCCACAGCCCTTGCAAGGATCCAG AGAATAGCAGATGAGAGGACTGCAAAGGCTTCAGAGCTTGAGCAGAAGTTGGCATTGCTTGAG GTTGAATGTGCCAATTTAAATCAAGAGCTGCAAGATATGGAAGCTAAAGTTCGGCGTGGGCAAAAGAAGTCACCAGAAGAGGCAAATCAAGCAATTCAG GTGCAGGCATGGCAGGAAGAAGTGGACCGTGCACACCAAGGTCAGAGGGATGCAGAGGGCAAGCTTTCTTCTTTGGAG GCCGAAGTCCAAAAAATGAGAGTTGAGATGGCTTCCATGAAGAGGGATGCAGAACATTACTCGCGCCAG GCTATATTTTCCATTTTGCAGGAACACATGGAGCTAGAGAAGCGCTATCGTGAACTCACTGATCTACTG TACTACAAGCAAACACAATTAGAAACCATGGCTAGTGAAAAGGCCGCGGCAGAGTTCCACTTGGAAAAAGAAATGAAGCGTATCCAGGAAGCACAG GTGGAGGCCGAAAGAAGTAGGGTTTCTCGCCGGGCATCAGCTTCCTGGGAAGAGGACGCTGAAATGAAGGCACTTGA GCCTCTTCCGTTGCATCACCGTCATATGGCTGGGGCAAGCATTCAG TTGCAGAAGGCAGCTAAACTATTAGATTCAGGAGCTGTCAGAGCCACAAGATTTCTATGGCAGTATCCAACAGCCCGACTTATCTTGCTATTCTACCTG GTATTTGTGCATCTCTTCTTGATGTATTTGCTGCATCGCCTTCAG GCTCAAGCAGAAAATTTTTCGGCTAGAGAAGTTGCAGAGTCTATGGGACTTGGTAACACTAACTTACCATGA
- the LOC126601562 gene encoding uncharacterized protein LOC126601562 isoform X5 — translation MDHHHHQNNCKVSNTEFADVDFDDPIFSTPILSSLNLPQRNTTASATVALADADCPQPQLHVPLPPKVQQKLNTICEEKEQPQPDAELRRKLGLLGEEKALELLGEIYNTKTKIRTLSGYIGFMLRQEKYQCAPHSPSPSPSLSPSKSAPAASCLLHSPSSASSITPGRQGNTSGGQRELYSCLSTTPSKSARTSLFQVPSSAPHNTSAHQEHLGDRGRGVRPLYSSYHSLSPSKAASTSLFQAPSSAAPSTSLTPDRPFQGEALTNRSADQPGHDGRAQLEALGELEFRKQFLILNYAGGEKLENVIAPETIRSWKGMPMQQFENTVWDVLDSKYTRKEDRQWVSITLKAGLSLN, via the exons ATGGATCACCACCATCATCAGAACAACTGCAAAGTCAGTAACACAGAGTTCGCGGATGTTGATTTCGATGACCCCATCTTCTCAACTCCCATTCTTTCATCTCTCAACTTACCCCAACGCAACACCACCGCCAGCGCCACAGTTGCGCTGGCCGACGCCGACTGCCCACAACCGCAACTGCACGTGCCGCTGCCGCCGAAGGTGCAGCAAAAACTGAACACCATATGCGAGGAAAAAGAGCAGCCGCAGCCTGACGCCGAGTTGAGAAGGAAGCTGGGTTTGCTGGGCGAGGAGAAGGCACTCGAACTCCTCGGTGAAATTTACAACACGAAAACAAAGATCAGAACCCTCAGTGGATACATCGGGTTCATGCTCCGCCAAGAAAAATACCAATGTGCACCtcattctccttctccttctccttccctttcccCTTCTAAGTCTGCCCCCGCTGCTTCTTGTCTTCTTCACAGCCCGTCTTCTGCTTCCTCCATCACTCCTGGTCGTCAAG GGAATACTAGTGGAGGACAGAGGGAACTGTATTCCTGTTTGTCAACAACTCCATCCAAATCTGCTCGAACTTCTCTTTTCCAAGTCCCATCATCTGCTCCGCATAATACATCTGCTCATCAAG AGCACCTTGGGGACCGTGGAAGAGGGGTGAGGCCACTTTATTCCTCCTATCACTCGCTTTCTCCTTCAAAAGCTGCCAGTACTTCTCTTTTTCAAGCCCCCTCTTCTGCTGCTCCTTCCACGTCTCTCACTCCGGATCGACCTTTTCAAG GTGAGGCTCTCACTAATCGGTCCGCGGACCAACCCGGACACGATGGGCGGGCACAATTGGAAGCTCTAGGCGAGCTTGAATTCAGGAAACAGTTTCTAATATTAAATTACGCCGGAGG AGAGAAGTTAGAAAATGTTATAGCGCCAGAAACTATTAGGAGTTGGAAAGGTATGCCGATGCAGCAGTTTGAGAACACAGTTTGGGACGTTTTGGATAGCAAATATACTCGAAAGGAAGACCGACAATGGGTGAGTATCACTCTCAAGGCTGGTTTATCTTTAAATTAG
- the LOC126604682 gene encoding golgin candidate 1-like isoform X1: MAAWLKAAEDLFEVVDRRAKLVVSELDDQSPSQSPASNGQESQANTRKKSKTKAQKRQSMHHSQKISDSAREQISTLASQADVTPEIDSDVRLNENDGTPSADPTSRIINEQQQNLDKDTTISIPLTETRAFEVDESNVEQAEASTTITDREAITSTSNGKIVNEIASDGCEEHPLPSSAKEVEVVDENHQVGSVDAGQDNKSRAPDVHPEIDQGRSESTTDSISNSETQLKVTDGNEEPVVEKNKQLEHKSGSSSVKVQEQDQIEEAQGLLKTAVSTGQSKEARLARVCAGLSSRLQEYKSENAQLEELLVSERELSKSYEGRIKQLQKDLSTSKSEVTRIESNMVEALAAKNSEIEALASSMDGIKKQAAVSEGNLASLQANMESMMRNRELTETRMMQALREELSSVERRADEEHSAHNATKMAAMEREVELEHRALEASTALARIQRIADERTAKASELEQKLALLEVECANLNQELQDMEAKVRRGQKKSPEEANQAIQVQAWQEEVDRAHQGQRDAEGKLSSLEAEVQKMRVEMASMKRDAEHYSRQEHMELEKRYRELTDLLVMSLKNTYLHGQISHLYDTSCSICFQYYKQTQLETMASEKAAAEFHLEKEMKRIQEAQVEAERSRVSRRASASWEEDAEMKALEPLPLHHRHMAGASIQLQKAAKLLDSGAVRATRFLWQYPTARLILLFYLVFVHLFLMYLLHRLQAQAENFSAREVAESMGLGNTNLP, encoded by the exons ATTTGTTTGAAGTTGTTGATCGAAGGGCAAAGCTGGTTGTCAGTGAGTTGGATGATCAGTCACCTTCCCAGTCACCAG CTTCTAATGGGCAAGAATCTCAAGCTAATACGAGGAAAAAGTCGAAGACCAAG GCTCAAAAGAGGCAGTCCATGCATCATTCTCAGAAAATAAGTGATTCTGCACGTGAACAGATCAGTACGTTGGCATCACAAGCAGATGTGACACCTGAAATAGACAGTGATGTTCGTTTAAATGAAAATGACGGGACACCCTCTGCAGATCCGACAAGTCGAATCATCAATGAGCAGCAACAAAATCTTGACAAAGATACCACAATAAGCATTCCCTTAACAGAGACACGGGCATTTGAAGTTGATGAGAGTAATGTTGAACAAGCAGAAGCTTCAACAACTATTACTGATAGGGAAGCTATTACATCAACTTCTAATGGTAAGATTGTCAATGAGATTGCCTCAGATGGTTgtgaagaacatcctttgccgTCATCTGCCAAAGAAGTTGAGGTTGTGGATGAAAACCATCAGGTTGGATCAGTTGATGCTGGCCAAGATAACAAATCTAGAGCTCCTGATGTTCATCCAGAAATTGACCAAGGGAGATCAGAATCTACCACTGATTCCATCAGTAACAGCGAAACTCAATTGAAAGTCACTGATGGCAATGAAGAACCGGTTGTTGAGAAAAATAAGCAACTTGAGCATAAATCTGGCAGCTCTTCAGTGAAAGTACAGGAACAGGATCAAATTGAGGAG GCTCAAGGATTGCTTAAAACCGCTGTTTCCACTGGTCAGTCTAAAGAGGCAAGGCTAGCGAGG GTTTGTGCTGGACTTTCATCTCGACTTCAAGAATACAAATCTGAAAATGCACAGCTAGAGGAACTTCTCGTGTCAGAG AGAGAGCTGAGCAAGTCATATGAGGGTCGCATAAAGCAACTACAAAAAGATTTGTCCACGTCCAAAAGTGAAGTGACAAGAATAGAGTCAAATATGGTTGAGGCCTTGGCGGCTAAGAATTCTGAAATTGAGGCCCTTGCCAGTTCCATGGATGGAATTAAGAAACAGGCTGCCGTATCTGAAGGGAATCTGGCTTCACTGCAG GCAAACATGGAGTCTATGATGAGAAATAGGGAGCTGACAGAGACAAGGATGATGCAG GCTCTTCGAGAGGAGTTGTCTTCAGTAGAACGTAGAGCAGACGAGGAGCATTCCGCACATAATGCTACCAAAATG GCTGCCATGGAAAGGGAAGTAGAACTGGAACACAGAGCCCTTGAGGCATCCACAGCCCTTGCAAGGATCCAG AGAATAGCAGATGAGAGGACTGCAAAGGCTTCAGAGCTTGAGCAGAAGTTGGCATTGCTTGAG GTTGAATGTGCCAATTTAAATCAAGAGCTGCAAGATATGGAAGCTAAAGTTCGGCGTGGGCAAAAGAAGTCACCAGAAGAGGCAAATCAAGCAATTCAG GTGCAGGCATGGCAGGAAGAAGTGGACCGTGCACACCAAGGTCAGAGGGATGCAGAGGGCAAGCTTTCTTCTTTGGAG GCCGAAGTCCAAAAAATGAGAGTTGAGATGGCTTCCATGAAGAGGGATGCAGAACATTACTCGCGCCAG GAACACATGGAGCTAGAGAAGCGCTATCGTGAACTCACTGATCTACTGGTAATGTCACTCAAGAACACTTATTTACATGGTCAGATATCGCATCTTTATGACACGTCTTGTTCCATCTGTTTTCAGTACTACAAGCAAACACAATTAGAAACCATGGCTAGTGAAAAGGCCGCGGCAGAGTTCCACTTGGAAAAAGAAATGAAGCGTATCCAGGAAGCACAG GTGGAGGCCGAAAGAAGTAGGGTTTCTCGCCGGGCATCAGCTTCCTGGGAAGAGGACGCTGAAATGAAGGCACTTGA GCCTCTTCCGTTGCATCACCGTCATATGGCTGGGGCAAGCATTCAG TTGCAGAAGGCAGCTAAACTATTAGATTCAGGAGCTGTCAGAGCCACAAGATTTCTATGGCAGTATCCAACAGCCCGACTTATCTTGCTATTCTACCTG GTATTTGTGCATCTCTTCTTGATGTATTTGCTGCATCGCCTTCAG GCTCAAGCAGAAAATTTTTCGGCTAGAGAAGTTGCAGAGTCTATGGGACTTGGTAACACTAACTTACCATGA
- the LOC126604682 gene encoding golgin candidate 1-like isoform X4, with product MAAWLKAAEDLFEVVDRRAKLVVSELDDQSPSQSPASNGQESQANTRKKSKTKAQKRQSMHHSQKISDSAREQISTLASQADVTPEIDSDVRLNENDGTPSADPTSRIINEQQQNLDKDTTISIPLTETRAFEVDESNVEQAEASTTITDREAITSTSNGKIVNEIASDGCEEHPLPSSAKEVEVVDENHQVGSVDAGQDNKSRAPDVHPEIDQGRSESTTDSISNSETQLKVTDGNEEPVVEKNKQLEHKSGSSSVKVQEQDQIEEAQGLLKTAVSTGQSKEARLARVCAGLSSRLQEYKSENAQLEELLVSERELSKSYEGRIKQLQKDLSTSKSEVTRIESNMVEALAAKNSEIEALASSMDGIKKQAAVSEGNLASLQANMESMMRNRELTETRMMQALREELSSVERRADEEHSAHNATKMAAMEREVELEHRALEASTALARIQRIADERTAKASELEQKLALLEVECANLNQELQDMEAKVRRGQKKSPEEANQAIQVQAWQEEVDRAHQGQRDAEGKLSSLEAEVQKMRVEMASMKRDAEHYSRQEHMELEKRYRELTDLLYYKQTQLETMASEKAAAEFHLEKEMKRIQEAQVEAERSRVSRRASASWEEDAEMKALEPLPLHHRHMAGASIQLQKAAKLLDSGAVRATRFLWQYPTARLILLFYLVFVHLFLMYLLHRLQAQAENFSAREVAESMGLGNTNLP from the exons ATTTGTTTGAAGTTGTTGATCGAAGGGCAAAGCTGGTTGTCAGTGAGTTGGATGATCAGTCACCTTCCCAGTCACCAG CTTCTAATGGGCAAGAATCTCAAGCTAATACGAGGAAAAAGTCGAAGACCAAG GCTCAAAAGAGGCAGTCCATGCATCATTCTCAGAAAATAAGTGATTCTGCACGTGAACAGATCAGTACGTTGGCATCACAAGCAGATGTGACACCTGAAATAGACAGTGATGTTCGTTTAAATGAAAATGACGGGACACCCTCTGCAGATCCGACAAGTCGAATCATCAATGAGCAGCAACAAAATCTTGACAAAGATACCACAATAAGCATTCCCTTAACAGAGACACGGGCATTTGAAGTTGATGAGAGTAATGTTGAACAAGCAGAAGCTTCAACAACTATTACTGATAGGGAAGCTATTACATCAACTTCTAATGGTAAGATTGTCAATGAGATTGCCTCAGATGGTTgtgaagaacatcctttgccgTCATCTGCCAAAGAAGTTGAGGTTGTGGATGAAAACCATCAGGTTGGATCAGTTGATGCTGGCCAAGATAACAAATCTAGAGCTCCTGATGTTCATCCAGAAATTGACCAAGGGAGATCAGAATCTACCACTGATTCCATCAGTAACAGCGAAACTCAATTGAAAGTCACTGATGGCAATGAAGAACCGGTTGTTGAGAAAAATAAGCAACTTGAGCATAAATCTGGCAGCTCTTCAGTGAAAGTACAGGAACAGGATCAAATTGAGGAG GCTCAAGGATTGCTTAAAACCGCTGTTTCCACTGGTCAGTCTAAAGAGGCAAGGCTAGCGAGG GTTTGTGCTGGACTTTCATCTCGACTTCAAGAATACAAATCTGAAAATGCACAGCTAGAGGAACTTCTCGTGTCAGAG AGAGAGCTGAGCAAGTCATATGAGGGTCGCATAAAGCAACTACAAAAAGATTTGTCCACGTCCAAAAGTGAAGTGACAAGAATAGAGTCAAATATGGTTGAGGCCTTGGCGGCTAAGAATTCTGAAATTGAGGCCCTTGCCAGTTCCATGGATGGAATTAAGAAACAGGCTGCCGTATCTGAAGGGAATCTGGCTTCACTGCAG GCAAACATGGAGTCTATGATGAGAAATAGGGAGCTGACAGAGACAAGGATGATGCAG GCTCTTCGAGAGGAGTTGTCTTCAGTAGAACGTAGAGCAGACGAGGAGCATTCCGCACATAATGCTACCAAAATG GCTGCCATGGAAAGGGAAGTAGAACTGGAACACAGAGCCCTTGAGGCATCCACAGCCCTTGCAAGGATCCAG AGAATAGCAGATGAGAGGACTGCAAAGGCTTCAGAGCTTGAGCAGAAGTTGGCATTGCTTGAG GTTGAATGTGCCAATTTAAATCAAGAGCTGCAAGATATGGAAGCTAAAGTTCGGCGTGGGCAAAAGAAGTCACCAGAAGAGGCAAATCAAGCAATTCAG GTGCAGGCATGGCAGGAAGAAGTGGACCGTGCACACCAAGGTCAGAGGGATGCAGAGGGCAAGCTTTCTTCTTTGGAG GCCGAAGTCCAAAAAATGAGAGTTGAGATGGCTTCCATGAAGAGGGATGCAGAACATTACTCGCGCCAG GAACACATGGAGCTAGAGAAGCGCTATCGTGAACTCACTGATCTACTG TACTACAAGCAAACACAATTAGAAACCATGGCTAGTGAAAAGGCCGCGGCAGAGTTCCACTTGGAAAAAGAAATGAAGCGTATCCAGGAAGCACAG GTGGAGGCCGAAAGAAGTAGGGTTTCTCGCCGGGCATCAGCTTCCTGGGAAGAGGACGCTGAAATGAAGGCACTTGA GCCTCTTCCGTTGCATCACCGTCATATGGCTGGGGCAAGCATTCAG TTGCAGAAGGCAGCTAAACTATTAGATTCAGGAGCTGTCAGAGCCACAAGATTTCTATGGCAGTATCCAACAGCCCGACTTATCTTGCTATTCTACCTG GTATTTGTGCATCTCTTCTTGATGTATTTGCTGCATCGCCTTCAG GCTCAAGCAGAAAATTTTTCGGCTAGAGAAGTTGCAGAGTCTATGGGACTTGGTAACACTAACTTACCATGA